A genomic window from Micromonospora violae includes:
- a CDS encoding aconitate hydratase, whose amino-acid sequence MKEYDVASLDTFGAKTQLRVGDASYEIFKIDKVEGHARLPYSLKVLLENLLRTEDGANITADHIRQLGAWDSTAAPSVEIQFTPARVLMQDFTGVPCVVDLATMREAVRDLGGDASKVNPLAPAELVIDHSVIADLFGREDAFARNVELEYERNKERYQFLRWGQTAFNEFKVVPPGTGIVHQVNIEYLARTIMERNGQAYPDTVVGTDSHTTMVNGLGVLGWGVGGIEAEAAMLGQPVSMLIPRVVGFKLSGEMPAGTTATDLVLTITEMLRKHGVVGKFVEFYGPGVSAVPLANRATIGNMSPEYGSTVAIFPIDAETIRYLELTGRDAAQVALVEAYAKEQGLWHDPDAEPEYSERLELDLSSIEPSLAGPKRPQDRVPLGAAKTLFRSALTDYVADDSVGERDLKPGVPREELPRGANGPADEASAESFPASDPPANDFSDPADEPRDLETAAVGAGGRATNPIRVTGADGVEYELDHGAVVIAAITSCTNTSNPQVMIGAALLARNAVEKGLTRKPWVKTTLAPGSKVVMDYYERAGLTPYLDKLGFNLVGYGCTTCIGNSGPLPEEVSAAVNEHDLSVVSVLSGNRNFEGRINPDVKMNYLASPPLVVAYALAGTMDIDLANEPIGEDSEGNPVYLREIWPNSAEIQDVIAQAIGATGFSAAYADVFAGDERWQSLPTPTGDTFAWANDSTYVRKPPYFEGMQQEPAPVVDISAARVLAKLGDSVTTDHISPAGAIKADSPAGTYLAEHGVPRHEFNSYGSRRGNHEVMIRGTFANIRLRNQLVPGVEGGFTVNHLTGEQTSIYDASVAYQEAGIPLVVLAGKEYGSGSSRDWAAKGTMLLGVRAVIAESYERIHRSNLIGMGVLPLQFPVDVTAESLGLTGTETFTITGVTALNDGETPRTVHVSTDTGVEFDAVVRIDTPGEADYYRHGGILQYVLRRMIAN is encoded by the coding sequence GTGAAGGAGTACGACGTGGCGAGCCTCGACACCTTCGGTGCGAAGACCCAGCTACGCGTCGGAGACGCGAGCTACGAGATTTTCAAGATTGACAAGGTGGAGGGCCACGCGCGGCTGCCGTACAGCCTGAAGGTCCTGCTGGAGAACCTGCTGCGGACCGAGGACGGCGCGAACATCACCGCCGACCACATCCGCCAGCTCGGCGCGTGGGACTCCACCGCCGCTCCCAGCGTGGAGATCCAGTTCACCCCGGCGCGGGTGCTGATGCAGGACTTCACCGGCGTGCCGTGCGTGGTCGACCTGGCCACCATGCGTGAGGCTGTGCGCGACCTGGGCGGCGACGCCAGCAAGGTCAACCCCCTCGCCCCGGCCGAGCTGGTCATCGACCACTCGGTCATCGCCGACCTGTTCGGCCGCGAGGACGCGTTCGCCCGCAACGTCGAGCTGGAGTACGAGCGCAACAAGGAGCGCTACCAGTTCCTGCGCTGGGGTCAGACCGCGTTCAACGAGTTCAAGGTCGTCCCGCCGGGCACCGGCATCGTGCACCAGGTCAACATCGAGTACCTGGCCCGCACCATCATGGAGCGCAACGGCCAGGCGTACCCGGACACCGTGGTCGGCACCGACTCGCACACCACCATGGTCAACGGCCTGGGCGTGCTGGGCTGGGGCGTCGGCGGCATCGAGGCCGAGGCCGCGATGCTCGGCCAGCCGGTCAGCATGCTGATCCCGCGGGTGGTGGGCTTCAAGCTCTCCGGTGAGATGCCGGCCGGCACCACCGCCACCGACCTGGTGCTGACCATCACCGAGATGCTGCGCAAGCACGGTGTGGTCGGCAAGTTCGTCGAGTTCTACGGCCCCGGCGTGAGCGCCGTGCCGCTGGCCAACCGGGCCACCATCGGCAACATGTCCCCGGAGTACGGCTCCACCGTGGCGATCTTCCCGATCGACGCGGAGACGATCCGCTACCTGGAGCTGACCGGCCGCGACGCCGCGCAGGTCGCGCTCGTCGAGGCGTACGCCAAGGAGCAGGGCCTCTGGCACGACCCGGACGCCGAGCCGGAGTACTCCGAGCGCCTGGAGCTGGACCTCAGCTCCATCGAGCCGTCGCTCGCCGGCCCGAAGCGCCCGCAGGACCGGGTGCCGCTGGGTGCCGCGAAGACGCTGTTCCGCTCCGCGTTGACCGACTACGTCGCCGACGACTCTGTCGGTGAGCGGGACCTCAAGCCGGGTGTCCCGCGCGAGGAGCTGCCGCGTGGCGCCAACGGCCCGGCCGACGAGGCCAGCGCCGAGTCCTTCCCGGCCAGCGACCCGCCGGCCAACGACTTCAGCGACCCGGCCGACGAGCCGCGTGACCTGGAGACCGCCGCGGTCGGCGCGGGCGGCCGGGCCACGAACCCGATCCGGGTCACCGGCGCCGACGGCGTCGAGTACGAGCTGGACCACGGCGCCGTGGTGATCGCCGCGATCACCTCCTGCACCAACACGTCGAACCCGCAGGTGATGATCGGTGCCGCGCTGCTGGCCCGCAACGCGGTGGAGAAGGGCCTGACCCGCAAGCCGTGGGTGAAGACCACCCTGGCCCCCGGGTCGAAGGTCGTCATGGACTACTACGAGCGGGCCGGCCTCACCCCGTACCTGGACAAGCTCGGCTTCAACCTGGTCGGCTACGGCTGCACCACGTGCATCGGCAACTCGGGTCCACTGCCCGAGGAGGTGTCCGCCGCGGTCAACGAGCACGACCTGTCGGTGGTTTCGGTGCTCTCCGGCAACCGGAACTTCGAGGGCCGGATCAACCCGGACGTCAAGATGAACTACCTGGCGTCGCCGCCGCTGGTGGTCGCCTACGCCCTGGCCGGCACCATGGACATCGACCTGGCCAACGAGCCGATCGGTGAGGACTCCGAGGGCAACCCGGTCTACCTGCGCGAGATCTGGCCGAACAGCGCCGAGATCCAGGACGTCATCGCCCAGGCGATCGGTGCCACCGGTTTCAGCGCCGCGTACGCCGATGTCTTCGCCGGTGACGAGCGGTGGCAGTCGCTGCCGACCCCGACCGGCGACACCTTCGCCTGGGCGAACGACTCCACCTACGTGCGTAAGCCCCCGTACTTCGAGGGCATGCAGCAGGAGCCGGCCCCGGTCGTCGACATCTCCGCCGCCCGGGTGCTGGCCAAGCTGGGTGACTCGGTGACCACCGACCACATCTCGCCGGCCGGCGCGATCAAGGCGGACTCCCCGGCGGGCACGTACCTGGCCGAGCACGGCGTGCCGCGCCACGAGTTCAACTCGTACGGTTCCCGCCGGGGCAACCACGAGGTGATGATCCGGGGCACCTTCGCCAACATCCGGCTGCGCAACCAGCTGGTCCCGGGGGTGGAGGGCGGCTTCACCGTCAACCACCTCACCGGCGAGCAGACCTCGATTTACGACGCCTCGGTCGCCTACCAGGAGGCCGGCATCCCGCTGGTCGTGCTGGCCGGCAAGGAGTACGGCTCGGGGTCGTCGCGGGACTGGGCGGCCAAGGGCACGATGCTGCTGGGCGTCCGGGCGGTCATCGCCGAGTCGTACGAGCGGATCCACCGCTCCAACCTCATCGGCATGGGCGTGCTGCCGTTGCAGTTCCCGGTGGACGTCACCGCCGAGTCGCTCGGCCTGACCGGCACCGAGACGTTCACCATCACCGGGGTGACCGCCCTGAACGACGGCGAGACCCCGCGTACGGTGCACGTCAGCACCGACACCGGCGTGGAGTTCGACGCTGTGGTCCGGATCGACACCCCCGGTGAGGCGGACTACTACCGGCACGGCGGCATCCTGCAGTACGTGCTGCGCCGCATGATCGCCAACTGA